A part of Rhinoderma darwinii isolate aRhiDar2 chromosome 1, aRhiDar2.hap1, whole genome shotgun sequence genomic DNA contains:
- the LOC142664148 gene encoding uncharacterized protein LOC142664148 translates to MGDKGRSGDGASRKRPYIYTKQLMFLKDIMDMRTTTDNLEDTAEETDVGESVAEPPAPNILPPSPEPTPQEPAPGQSERPVASPAQERPVRARSRRVRAPQPSTSAQVDTRVLDYLRRAAEEDGNDAFGRSIVPLLRLVPMDLMGRLQASIVTLIDACRPPHNPHMCFTAIEQWRNNYMPPPTAQVPGQFHPVPQMARPHPYMRPMAPHFAGPTFHPPHQHHYAGQEQPTQLQVQHSGAEMQAYASPGQLYQHL, encoded by the exons atgggtgacaagggacgcagcggagatggggcatctcgcaaacggccctacatttatactaagcagctgatgttcctgaaggacatcatggatatgcgcac aaccaccgacaatttggaggacacagcagaggagactgacgtgggggagtctgtggccgaaccccctgctcccaatatcctgccacccagccccgagccgacaccccaggagcccgcaccaggccagtcagaacggccggttgcctctccagcccaggagcggcccgtgcgagcccgcagtcggcgtgttcgtgccccacagccctccacatctgcccaggtggatacgcgggtactggactatctgaggcgagccgcagaggaggatggcaatgatgccttcggccgcagcattgtccccctcctacgcctggtgccgatggaccttatgggccgtctgcaggcgtcgatcgtcacattgatcgacgcttgcagaccgccacacaatccccatatgtgtttcacggcaatagagcagtggcgaaataattacatgccgccacccacggcccaggtgcctggccaattccaccctgttccccagatggcccgtccgcatccatacatgcgccctatggctccccacttcgcagggcccacattccacccaccacatcagcaccactatgctggccaggaacaacctacccagctccaggtccagcatagtggtgctgaaatgcaggcatatgcctccccaggacaactataccaacacctctga